A region of ANME-2 cluster archaeon DNA encodes the following proteins:
- a CDS encoding tRNA CCA-pyrophosphorylase: MNLNATFISGRTVNQGCNLENKTSQAYFDAAAYCEMNSGDASSLGVEPGNNVKVTTDHGSVVVPMAICDGNPDGLVFIPMGPWANAVVDPDTKGCGMPGFKGISAVVEPTDEKAPTMPELMARLK; encoded by the coding sequence ATGAATTTGAATGCAACTTTCATTTCAGGAAGGACTGTTAACCAGGGTTGTAATCTGGAAAACAAGACTTCACAAGCGTATTTTGATGCTGCAGCGTATTGTGAGATGAACTCAGGAGATGCCAGTTCGTTAGGTGTTGAGCCCGGAAACAATGTCAAGGTAACTACAGATCACGGAAGTGTTGTAGTGCCGATGGCAATTTGTGATGGCAACCCGGATGGTTTGGTGTTCATACCCATGGGACCATGGGCCAATGCGGTTGTAGACCCGGATACAAAAGGATGCGGAATGCCCGGATTCAAGGGTATTTCCGCAGTCGTTGAGCCAACTGATGAAAAAGCACCGACCATGCCTGAACTCATGGCCAGGTTAAAATGA